A stretch of DNA from Pangasianodon hypophthalmus isolate fPanHyp1 chromosome 2, fPanHyp1.pri, whole genome shotgun sequence:
agacaggcagagagagacaggcagagagacagacaggcagagagagacaggcagagagacagacaggcagagagagacagagagacagacaggcagagagagacaggcagagagagacaggcagagagacagacaggcagagacagagagacaggcagagacagagagacaggcagagagacagacaggcagagacagagacaggcagagaaacagtgagacagacagacagagagacagacagagagagagagagagagagagagacaggcagaaagacagacagagagagagacagacagagagacagagagaaagagagagacaggaagagagacagagagagagagagacaggcagagagacagacaggcagagagagagagagagagagagagagagagagagaggcagagagacagacagaaagagagagacagacagagagagagagagacaggcagagagacagacagagagagagagagagagacaggcagagagacagacagagagacagacaggcagagagacagacagagaggcagtcagagagacagacagagagagagacagacagagaggcagtcagagagacagacagagagacagacagagagacagacaggcagagagacagagagacagacagagagacagacaggcagagagacagacagacagagagacagacagagagagaaatgtttttaaacgtGAGATAAGctaatacgtgtgtgtgtgtgtgtttgtgtgtgtttgtgtgtgtgtttgtgtgtttgtgtgtgtgtttgtgtgtgtgtgtgtctgtacctcACTGTTCGTCCAGCCGAAGCTCTCCGTCAGTGCTGTAGTTGTCGTTGTTTGTTcatccaacaacaacaaccgaGCAAACAGATTCTGCAACTCCAGAGGAATAAGacgcacctacacacacacacacacacacacacacacacatgcattcaacTGAATGTTCTTCGACATTTGATGGGCGACAAAGGAGCACACTCACTTGGGCACACAcacgtggacacacacacatgtggacACACACCcacgtggacacacacacacacgtggacaCACACCcacgtggacacacacacacacacgtggacacacacatgtggacacacacacatggagacacacacatgtggaCACACACCCAcgtggacacacacacccacgtggacacacacacgtggacacacacacgtggacacacacacacgtggacaCACACTTACCTTAGCATCAGGTTTGTCTTTATCCTCCAGCTTGCCGAGCTCCTCAGGTCCCAAACTGAACAATTCCTCTGtggacacacacagtgagttcaatttgtgtgtgtttgtgtgtgtgtcttacctctgaactcaggtgtgtgtgtgtcttacctcTAAACTCAGGTGTGTGTAACAGGGTCTGCAGTAGTGAGTTGAGGTAACATGTTGATCCCTGATTTCTAATTCCACACAGCTTCAGTTTCCCTCGAGGAGGTGGTGGCTCACACACCttccctgtaacacacacacgcgcacacacacacgcacacacacacccacacacacctcatcagTTCACTCACTGTTTCACACCCTCAGGTCACTAACactacagtgtttattacagtACGCTGAATTAGAACAGAGCAGCACAGAATACCCGTGTGCTAAACGTTAACATCCTCTTACACctcgctgctgctgagttctgcactctgattggtcagaaggtgctgattagttttctataacagcagctctgacagtagcgcagatttatattaatgcgctcgttgtaatacattattgtttccatagtaacagctcattcacagggacgtgtacagctgatgctccacataaatggagtAAAAACTATCGTCGATGTGGTGAATtttcctgtaaggagatgtttatgtaacgtttatggaaggagtctccagtgtcagcgctttgtaacagtcagaggtaaagctgcaactttaagttttccgacatcttcaggacagaggagtttacacttctttgcggtttctcagtaacacgaccagagagagagagaaaagagagaaggcgagtgaacgagtgtttatagcagGTGAGGGGAAACTGTAATggctgctgtggtgtaagaggaataaaacacttgtggtaTGTtcttagaggaaaataatcaactccggggtggtatcagtaactcctcttcatcacaccacccagaagtgtttaattcctcacTCATCACACCTGACCTTTAACTTTTAGGATCTTaacatctgaacacacacacacacacacacacacacacacacacacacgcaggtaCCTTTGCCCTGGGTGATGCTGTTAGTTGTGGTGTTAGTTGtgctctcttcttcctcctcaaaCAGATCTCCGAACATGGACATGGTTATGAATGATGTGTTTAAACACCGAGCTGAACACTCTGCTATCTCATCTCATTAACACACTCCGACTTCACCgctttaataaacattatattaaacACTTTGTGTCACTGCTACTTCCTGTAGCTCAAAAACAAAGACGCTGCTAtttaaagtgtttgttttttactcaTCAGTGTTAATAACACTACAGTAATAATTAAAGAGTCAGTCCGCGGTGTTTGTTTCTGAATCAACGCggaaatgtaaatatgaagCTGAATCTGTGCTCAGAGCGCAGCCATGTTCTCCTCTCAGAGAGACAACGCCGCAGTGCACCATGGGAAATCGAGTTCAAAAGCTAAGCTACACTTCCGGGTTTTCAGGCTGAAATGTGGGATAATAGCGCCCTCTACTGGGAATCAGCTATATAACCCCcaactacatacacacacacacgcacacgcacacacacacgcacacgcacgcacacgagCAGTGCAGCGGGTCACGTGATTGCTCTGTAGCTCAAATAGAACATTTACATCACACCAGAGTTATAATCTGTTCAGTCTCACCTGAGAACCTCACACACCAagtgtaaattaaattattattaaattatttcaatTCCATTCCATtcggttttatttttaactacggacattgtcacaaagcagctttacagaaatctggatataattttttaaatttaaattaatccctaatgagcaagccagaggtgacggtggcaaggaaaaactcggACGACATGAGGGAGAAAACTCGACAGGAGCCAGACTCAGAAAGGAACATGTGgaccatcctcagcagcagtgagtgactTCCAGTTGATGAGAActtcaaccagaagtagggcatcaggatggatcaggcaggtccagagagcagaaggggtcaggatcactgatatctcaggagtagcatgtgtagctcgacagagagtgagagagagattgtaagGTAATGATTAAAGAATACGAatgcgacagcatccaaacatcccatttcaccacaacactctatgcctgtgaaaccctccagacctgcccctgtacctaagaaaactattcacgaaaggcttgactaaacaaatatgttttcagccgagacttaaacactgagactgtgtctgagccgcgaacactaagtggaaggctgttccataactgtggggctttgtaagagaaagctctacccccagctgtagccttcactattcgaggtaccaacaaatagcctgcactttttgatctgagtaggcgtgatggatcataaaagaccaaaagttcgctcaggtactgtggtgcgagaccatttagtgctttataggtcaatagtagtattttataaccaatatgaaatttgattgggagccaatgcagtgtggataagataggggtgatgtggtcatatcttctggttctagtaaggactctcactgctgcattctggactaactggagcttgtttatgctcctactggaacatccagacagtaaggcattacaataatccaacctagaagaaaaagaagaagaagttttatttgtatagcgcctTTCCACAAGCTCAAGAAcgcttaattcaattcaattcaattcatttttatttgtatagtgcttttttacaaaggtcattgtctcaaagcagctttacacaaacaaaagtaaagtgaagtgtgtgtgtgccgtctctgatgagcaagcagggcgacggtggcaaggaaaaactccctgagatggtgataggaagaaaccttgagaggaaccagactcaacagagaacccatcctcatatggatttacactgtagtgtgcgtgtgtgtgtacagtgtgtgttggtgtagtccatggaaaacagctgaagcgttttcgtggcagtatgaagcattgccggtggacaggtccagagtgaagggggggaggtctggattaccagcagctcaggagtgatgctcatctggtccagagcgtaggggggtctggatcaccggcagctcaggagtgtagctcggcttAACAGATTTAcatcaatacaatacaattaatacaatacaatacatcaATACGGTACAATTAAACATACGATTCActgaaaatacatttcaaataaatatgttttaagctGAGATTTGAAAGCAGGTAGAGAGGAAATATTATGAAGTGGGAGGGGTAGTGAATTCCAGAGCTTGGGAGCGACAACACAAAAGGATCGGccaccaagagtagacattcggAATCTAGGAACTGACAATAAGCCAAGTTCAGATGATCTAAGAGACCGAGTGGGCAAGTATGGGTGAAGTAGATCTGATAGATACAGTGGTGCAAGACCATTTAGAGCCTTAACTGTTAGTAAAAGAACTTTAAACTGTATGTGTGATTCAGCAGGTAACCAGTGAAGATTGTGCAGAACGGGAGTTATGTGGGCACTACGTCTGGTCGAGGTTAGCGCCCcagcagctgcattttgtacatatttatttggtAAGCCAATTAACGAGGCATTGCAGTAGTCCAAACGTGATGTTATAAGTGCATGGACCAAGGTTTCTGCATCAGCCAGAACgagggaggagaggagacgTGCAATAATATGCAAGTCATAAAAGGAATTCTTAACAACAAAAGCAATATGAGAGACAAACGACAGAGATGAGTCTAACAAAACACCAAGATTGCGTACCTGGGAGGAAGGTTTAACAAGGACCCCATCCATATCATAGGACAGGTCCATTCTGCTGACAAATGTAGTGGGGCCAgtattatttcagttatttcagttttgctttcatttaatttaagacAGTTCAGAGGAGGTGGTAAAATAGATTTGGACGTCATCCGCATAACAGTGAAAACGGAGtccatatttatgtattatatcaCCAAGTGGCTTTATATAGATGATAAAGAGTAACAGACCAAGACCTGAACCCTGAGGAACACCTTGTGTCAGTAAAGATGTGGTGGACTTGTAACCTTGTTTGGTGATGTAATATTGTCTATCAGTGAGATaagaaatgaacaaagaaagagCATATCCACAGATTCCAATATCAGAGAGGCGGGAAATGAGAATATCATGACAAACAGTATCAACTGCTGAGCTTAAATCAAGGAGAAATAAGATGTTTATTAACCCAGAATCCATAGAAAGAAGAATATCATTTACCACCCGAGTGAGAGCCGTTTCAGTACTGTGAATTGGGCGAAACCCAGACTGGAAAGGTTCAAAAAGATCATTAGTAGTTAAGAAAGATCTTAATTGAGAGGCTACTACTTTCTCTAAGATTTTTGCCAGAAAAGGCAGATTAGAGATTGGCCTGTAATTGTTCATATTTAAATGATCCAGGCCTGATTTCTTAAGGATGGGTGTGaccagaaaggccatccagagttattctgtaatcagaaagcttacttctaacttcATGaagtcctagtacaagtacttctgtcttgtcagaattaagtaatagaaagttaataagcatccagtttctaatgtcttttacacattcctcaactttattaagctggtgtctgtcatctggctttgctgaaacatacaactgtgtgtcatcagcgtaacagtggaagctaataccatgcttacggataattttgcccagaggtagcatatatagagaaaagagcagtgggcctaaaacagaaccttgcgggacaccaaactttaccttagtatgcgtagagaagtcaccatttacatttacaaactgataacgatcagtcaaataagacctgagccaggaaagggctgttcccttaatgcctactacattttctagtctattgaggagaatagcatgatcaatggtatcaaaagctgcactaaggtcaagcagcaccagcaaggagacacaaccctgatcagaggccagtagtaagtcatttaccactttaaccagtgctgtctctgtgctatgatgaggcctaaatcctgactggtacatttcatgaatgttattcctatgtaagtatgagcatagctgctgtgctacaaccttttctagaaccttggagataaaggggtttgatattggtctatagttagacagctgacaggggtcaaggtcaggttttttaatcaggggcttgataactgctaatttaaaagatttagttacatagccaatgctaagggaagaatctatttattattattattattattttattttatttttttcacttccatcatttaatatttcaatatcTGCAGATGGAGTTATGCAAAAAGTCCACATGGTGCCTGAGTTTGTCCTTCTGGTGAAAGGATCTCTACAGTTCCATATATAGCCCTATAGaagatttttccttttcatttagAAAGTGAAAGAACGCTTGAGgaactcatttatttataatcagcatttgtttaacaaattttaattaagttcttttgtgtgtgtttaagaatTATTTTCGTAGATTATTAGCTAGGTCCTTCACTGAATTCACTGTAAACACTGCAGGCTGATCTGCCCACTGTAGCGCCCCCTTCTGACCACAAACCTTAAAGgagcattcattaaaaaaaaaaaaatcccatcatGTCATGACTCTCACTAGTCTCTTCATTTCTGTTGGTATTTTTCTGGTCCAAAAATTAGCCCAACTTCAGAGAGAACAACGCTGTTCAGCTCCACCGTATGTCccttacacactgctgctttaatatCCCTCAGAaaattacacactgctgctttaatgtcCCTCAGAacattacacactgctgctttaacgTCTCTCAGAacattacacactgctgctttaatgtcTCTCAGAATATCTCAATTAATTATTGCTGCTTTAATGTGTTTCTCCACagttttatctctctctctctctcacacacacacacacaggatggtTCAGGTGGTTTTATTGGTGCATATCATCACTGCAGAGGAACAAATCAACAAAAACCTTAAAGTCCAGACAAACTACTGATTAAACTGTAACTCATTACCCACGATCCCTCAGCCTCTCATTACCCACGATCCCTCAGCCTCTCTCATTACCCACGATCCCTCAGCCTCTCTCATTACCCACGATCCTTCAGGGGTATCTAAGGCAGAATTAAACTAAACCTTTATGTCACACgctgagaaaaacaaatgtaCATCTAAAGACAGAAATACTGCGTCCCCTGTcgtcttctttctgtctctccatcctcATCAGTCCTTCCTCATCTCTCCATCCTCATCCCTCCTGCATCACTCCATCTTCATCAGAGATGAGGACCAGAGCTGAAGAATACCTGAAGGAGGAGCTCTTTCATTTCTACATCTGTCCATCAgttcagtgaaggaggagagaaGCTCGGCTCagataaagtgctcagtgtgtgtgtgtgtaggtgtgtgtgtgtgtgtgtgtgtgtgtgtgtgtgtaggtgtgtgtgtgtgtaggtgtgtgtgtgtgtgtgtgttttagagccCGAGTGATTTGCGGACAATCTTCTTTGCAAGTCTGTTGAACtgctctctgtcctctctccaCATCTTAGAGGCGTCGACGTTTGCGCCGCTCTCATCATTCGGCTCtgtgggaaacacacacacacacacatatacacacacacacacacacacacacacacacacatacacacacatatacatgcacaaAGTGAAAAGGTGTCGATCTGCACTGGCCAATGAAATGATTTACTGAGAGGAAGTGCAGCAAAGATTTAACACTttactcattacacacactgtgacagcGGTGAatacacagagtgtgtgtgtatgtatcagTGTATATCAGTGAattgtatgcatgtgtgtgtgtgtgtgtgtgtgtgagtgagtgtgagtgagtgtgtgagtgtgtgtgtgtgtgagtgagtgtgtgtgtgtgagtgtgagtgtgtgtgtgtgtgtgtgagtgtgtgtgagtgtgtgagtgtgagtgtgtgtgagtgtgtgtgagtgtgtgtgtgtgtgtgtgtgtgtgtgtgtgtgtgtgtgtgtatgtgagtgagtgagtgagtgtgtgtgtgtgtgagtgagtgtgtgtgtgtgagtgtgagtgtgtgtgtgtgtgtgtgagtgtgagtgtgagtgtgtgtgagtgagtgagtgtgtgtgtgtgtgtgcgtgtgtgagagagtgtgtgtgtgtgtgtgtgtgtgtgtgtgtgtgtgtatgtgagtgagtgagtgtgtgagtgtgtgtgtgtgtgtgtgtgtgtgtgagtgtgtgagtgtgtgtgtgtgagtgtgagtgtgtacctgCGAgcatgctgatgacactcagtAGGATTTTCTCCACACTCTGTACAGGACTCCACCTCTCCGCACTGCTCTCATACCCCATTGGGTCATCACCGGGGGCGTGAAGGATCGAGATACACACACGGCCATCTGGGTAAACTgcgtgcagacacacacacgcacgcagacacacgcacacgcagacacacacacacgcagacacacacgcacacgcagacacacacgcagacacacacgcacacgcagacacacacacgcagacacacacgcagacacacacgcacacgcagacacacacgcacacgcagacacacacgcagacacacacacgcagacacacacgcagacaaacgcagacacacacgcacgcagacacacacacacgcagacacgcagacacgcagacacacacacgcagacacgcagacacacacacgcacgcagacacacacacgcacgcagacacacacacgcacgcagacacacacacgcgcacgcagacacacacgcagacacacacgcgcacgcagacacacacacgcagacgcgcacgcagacacacacgcgcagacgcgcacgcagacacacacgcgcagacacacacacacgcgcagacacacacacacacgcagacacacacacacacgcagacacacacacacacacacacatgcacacgcagacacacacgcagacacacacacacgcagacacgcacacacacgcagacacacgtgcgcacacacgcacgcagacacacgcacgcagacacacgcacacgcacgcagacacgcagacacacacgcagacgcgcagacacacacgcagacacacacacgcacgcagacacacacacgcacgcagacacacacacacgcacacgcacgcagacacacagacacacacacgcagacacacacacagacacacacacagacacacacacagacacacacacagacacacacacacagtgttttctATACTGATTCAGTCATCTaaacttttgtttgtgtaaagctgctttgcgacaaggacctttgtaaaaaagcgctatacaaataaaaatgaattgaattgaattaaatgtaactctgcAGTGTTATTGCTGTCcctgtgtgtgaaacagaggacagagaggagagagagagagacagagacagagacagagagatagagagatagagagagagagagacaggagagagagagagagagtgagagagagagacagagagagagagagagacagagagagagagacagagagagagagacagagagagagagagagagagagacagagagagagagacagagacagagagagagagaggagagagagagagtgagagacggacagagatagagagagagagagagagagagagagtgagagagagagacagagagagagagagagagggagagagagtgagagagagagaggagagagagagagagaggggagagacggacagagagagagagagagagtggagagagagagagagtgagagacggacagagagatagagatagagagagagagagagagaggagagagagagagagaggagcgagagagcagagagatagagagagagagagagcgagagagagagagagagagagacagagagagagagagagacgacagagagatagagagagagagagcggacagagagagacagagagagagggagagacggaccgagagatagagagagagagagacggacagagagagacagagagagagagagagagacagagagagagagagagagagagagagagagagagaggagggagagacggacagagagacagagagagagagagagagacagagagagagagagagagtaagagagaggagagacggacagagagacagagagagagagagagagagagagagagagagagagagagagagggagagacggacagagagacagagagagagagagagagacagagagagagagagtgagagagtgagagacggacagagagagagagagagagagagagaggagagagagagagagggagagacggacagagagacagagagagagagagagagacagagagagagagagagagtaagagagagggagagacggacagagagatagagagagagagagagagacagagagagagagagagagtaagagagagggagagacggacagagagacagagagaggagagagagagagagagagagagagagagagagagagggagagacggacagagagacagagagagcagagagagagacagagagagagagagtgagagagtgagagacggacagagagagagagagagagagagagagagagagagagagagagagagagagggagagacggacagagagacagagagagagagcgagagacagagagagagagagagagtaagagagagggagagacggacagagagatagagagagggagaggtgaCTCACTGTTGGGGTGAAACATGTCGCAGGTGAACTTCATCTTTGGAGGACTGAGTGGATAATCAGAGGGGAAACTGAGAAGAGCCGGAAACACACCACCCTCAAAACACGTGTCCTCTGgtcccctacacacacacacacacacacacacacacacacacacgtgtaatCTGAGTATACTAATGTGTGTAGTATTGAGttaaggttgtgtgtgtgtgtgtgtgtgtgtgtgtattcacatgATCAAAGCTTCCCACTCGAAGAAGTTCTCTTCATTCACAggacctgtcacacacacacacacacacacacacacacacacacacacacattaacagaaGAATTCATACGGAGAACTCAGGTCCTTGTTCTCTCCTGGCATTAGCGTGTGTCCTGTGTGATCGGATGGCAGGTGGTCAGAGGTAAGTGCAGGTGAAGAACCGACTAATCGACGGCGTCATCGCTCTCGCCGGGAAATCGTTTCTAATCACGCTGAAGGGTCGCGCTCTCTGCCGCTACGCTAACGGATAGAGAAGACGCTGTAACCGCCGAGACGAAAGCTGCTGCTTTTCACAGCTTCACTCGCCGTCTCGTCTCTCATTCAGTTACACGTTTCATTAAAGGTCACGTGATTAAAGCGTGTGAAACAGTGCGTACAGTGACATGAGACAGATTCGcaggacatttctgcctgaaaagaGAGCAGCTGAAGACTAAATGTGCGCGACAGCCTTTCGTATGGATCCCATCACGAATCCCATCACGAGTGCTCGCTGGAGACGCGTTCGTAACGCCAGGTGTCTCACCTGTACACGATCAGCAGGACGAGtgctaatgccaggtgtgaacagggccaCGGTTACTCTAttgggtgtgtcccaaatcacacacagagtggacacattagtgcactacacgtGGCCTAGTGCACTccggagtgtgtgattagtgacAGAGCCAgtggacaggtgtgtgtaaggttCAGCAGCGGTGTTTTACCTGCGACGATGCCTTCAGGAGGATTCAGAGTGAGTTCTGAGgataagaacacacacacacacacacacacacacacacacacacacacacacagttggaaCTTGACTGTGGAACATGAACAGCTGGAGGCGGAGCTTGTCATATTAAAcatctctgattggtcaaattTGAGCTTCATAAACCTTCTTAagcttaatattaataataatctgctgatgtcagtgatgatgaAACACATCAGCAGTaaattatctgtttatagtcattatttacattacactCATTTAACTACTGTAAAGTTTAACAGTTTTATGACTGAAGTTATGAAGTTAtccaatcactcacacacacacacacacacacacacacacacacactgagctgagGGATTAGCCTAGCCTAGCCTAGCCTAGCCGCTCACTACAGAACAGCGGTCCGTCtttaatgaaaacagaataataagATTTCTTACGTTTATATTCCGCCATTAGTCTCTTTAACGCTGTTCCGGCCATCGCGGCTTCATAAACATCCGCCTGCACCCCAGCTACTGAACAGAACCGGAAGTGGCAACGTGACGTGAGCATTCTGCTTCCGGTACAGGAATACGCGTCAGGTACTCAGATATTGTTTCCGTTTGTTTTGttagtgattttattattattattaatattagcaatatgaatatgtatttattaattacaattattcatttattttttatttaccagcgagagagagagagagagagagtgtgtgtgtgtgtgtgtgtgtgtgtgtgtgtgtgtgtgtgtgtgtgtgtgtgtgtgtgtgtgtgtgtgtgtgtgtcagggttgccagattgaacaTTACCGAGCCTCGCACACTGAAcaataatacacaaatataaatataaacatattcagTGTATAAACACTTTCTGTTCATAATAAAGTTTTTGATTGATATGAGTTATATTCAGTCCCTACACCACTTCTCCTTTAGCTTTACATTCAGAGTTTGTCAGAGCAAAGATAAATCAATATGTTTATAAAATCAGAATTTATcagttatatatttaacattataacattatgtaaaaatttaatatataaaaaataaattattacattaatttttaaatagaaGATGCTTTAGAGAAGAACATTAGGAacactttgtttttaaatccagattttATCCTCAGTTTTactga
This window harbors:
- the ube2g2 gene encoding ubiquitin-conjugating enzyme E2 G2, which encodes MLTSRCHFRFCSVAGVQADVYEAAMAGTALKRLMAEYKQLTLNPPEGIVAGPVNEENFFEWEALIMGPEDTCFEGGVFPALLSFPSDYPLSPPKMKFTCDMFHPNIYPDGRVCISILHAPGDDPMGYESSAERWSPVQSVEKILLSVISMLAEPNDESGANVDASKMWREDREQFNRLAKKIVRKSLGL